The Streptomyces capitiformicae genome contains the following window.
GGGTCGGTCAGGCGGTCCCCGCCACCATCCCGACGATCGCCCAGATCTCCAGTCGCGCGCTGTCCGCGCGCACCTACACCGACATCCCCTACAAGGTCTTCACGTCTCCACGCCGGGTGCGTTTCGTGGAGATGGAGTACGCCGTCCCGCGCGAGGCCGTGGTGGACACGCTGCGTGAACTCAAGGCGATGGTCGACCGTTCCAACCTGCGCGTCAGCTTCCCCGTGGAGGTGCGTACCGCCCCGGCCGACGACATCACCCTGTCCACGGCCTCCGGCCGCGAGAGCGCGTACGTCGCCGTGCACATGTTCAGGGGGACGCCCTATCAGGCGTACTTCACGGCCGCCGAGCGGATCTTCACGGCGCACGAGGGGCGGCCGCACTGGGGCAAGGTGCACACGCGCGACACGGACTACTTCTCCAAGGTCTATCCCCGCTTCGGTGAGTTCACCGCCCTGCGTGACCGGCTCGACCCCGAACGCCGTTTCCAGAACGACTACTTGCGCCGCGTGCTCGGAGCGTAGCCGGACGGGAAGTTCTGGTGATTGCGTGAAGCGCGCCCCCACCGGCGGTCACGAAAAGGTCTATTCCGGCGGCCGATAGCCGTCCTCCATGAGAAGTTGGGCGGCGTGCCGATCCACGCAAGTGGCCCGAATGGAGTACTGTTGCGAGCCCTGGGTCCGGACTCCCGCCAGGGTGTCCGGGGCCTTCGAGGACCGCCGGGAGGGGGATCGTTGCACAGGGTGATGAATTTCGTCACTTAGCGTTGCGGATAGGTAACCGTGCCATAACGGCGGCCTCGGGCTCGCGCTCGACACGCCGGGCAACTCGGCAAGGTTGTGGCAGGCTGCACCCGGGCAGGCCACACTCGACTAGCGGAAGCAGCGACGCACGTGACGTCGGCAGGCACCACCCGGGAGGTCCCCATGCCCGAACTGCGTGTCGTGGCCGTCTCAAATGACGGCACACGGCTGGTGCTGAAGGCTGCCGATTCCACGGAGTACACGCTTCCGATCGACGAACGGCTGCGGGCCGCCGTCCGCGGCGACCGTCCGCGCCTCGGCCAGATCGAGATCGAGGTCGAGAGCCATCTCCGCCCCCGTGACATCCAGGCGCGTATACGCGCGGGTGCCACGGCCGAGGAGGTCGCGCAGCTCGCAGGCATCCCCGTCGACCGGGTCCGCCGCTTCGAGGGCCCCGTGCTCGCCGAGCGTGCCTTCATGGCCGAGCGGGCCCGCAAGACGCCGGTCCGCCGCCCCGGTGAGAACGCGACCGGGCCCCAGCTCGGGGAGGCCGTTCAGGAACGGCTGTTGATCCGGGGCGCCGAGAAGGACACCGTGCAGTGGGACTCGTGGCGCCGCGACGACGGCACCTGGGAGGTCCTGCTGGTCTACCGGGTCGCGGGCGAACCGCACTCGGCGAGCTGGACGTACGACCCGCCCCGGCGGCTCGTCCAGGCCGTCGACGACGAGGCACGCTCACTGATCGGCGAGTCCGACGATCTCGGCGCGCCCGAGCCGAGCTTCCCGTTCGTGCCGAGGATCGCGCGGCTGCCCCGTGACCGCCCCCTGGACCGCCACGCGGAACGTCCCGTCCTGCCCGCCGGACCCGACCCCGACGAGGAGAGTGTGAGCGAGCGCGACTCGCTCACCAGCATCCTGGAGGCCGTGCCCAGCTACCGGGGCGACCTGGTCGTGCCCGAACTGCCTTCCGCGGAGCCACAGGAGGAGCCCGTCGAGGAGGTCCCGGAGGAAGAGCCCGCGGCGCCCGCGGCCTCGGCCGGTTCCGCCTACGCGGACGTCCTCATGCCGCGGTCGGTCAACGGCCACCGCGACCGGCTCATCGGCTCCACCGACCGGCAGGCCGAGGCCGACGGTGTCCGGCCCGGCCGTCGCGCGGCGGTGCCGAGCTGGGACGAGATCGTGTTCGGTACACGACGCAAGAAACAGGAGTAGCAGGCCCCCGCAAACACGCGCGGGCCCGTCGCCCGTAGGTCCGTTCGTGCAGGATCGGTTATTCATACATACGCATGTGGGGCCCGCGTCGTTCAGACGCGGGCCCCACGGCGTGCCGTCAGCGGACCGTCAGTGGGCCATCAGTGGTCCGTCACTGGGGATCGGGCCCGGTGATCACCGGGCGACTGCCGTCCCGGGACCACTCCGACCACGAGCCGACGTAGAGGGCCGCCGGGATGCCCGCGACGGCCAGCGCGAGCACCTGGTGGGCGCCCGAGACGCCCGAGCCGCAGTAGACGCCTACCTCGGAGTCGGCGGTCGCGCCGAGCGCCTTGAAACGGTCGGCGAGTTCGGGGGCAGGACGGAACAGACCGGATTCGGCCACGTTTTCCGTGGTCGGAGCCGACACCGCGCCCGGGATATGGCCACCGACCGGGTCGATCGGTTCCACGTCGCCGCGGTAGCGCTCGGCGGCCCGCGCGTCGAGGAGCAGCCCGGTGCGGGCCAGCGCGGCGGCGCCGTCCGCGTCGAGCAGCGGCAGGGCGTCCGGTACGGGGGTGAAGGTGCCGGGGGCGGGCTCCGGGATCTCGGCCGTCAGCGGGCCGTCCCAGGCCGCCAGACCGCCGTCGAGCACACGCACCGAGGGATGGCCGGCCCAGCGGAGCAGCCACCAGGCGCGAGCGGCGGCCCAGTTGAGCCCGCCGTCGTAGACGACGACAGCCCGGTCGGCGGACACGCCGGCCGCCCTCATCGCCGTAGCGAAGGTCTCCAGGTCGGGCAGCGGGTGGCGGCCGGCGGAGCCTGCCGGACCGGCGAGTTCGGAATCCAGATCGACGAAGACGGCTCCCGGGATGTGCGCCTTCTCGTACTCGGGGCGCAGGTTCGGGCCGCCCAACTGCCAGCGGACGTCCAGGAGGACCGGGGGGTTCGATCCGGCCAGCTCGCTCGCCAGATCGGACGCGGAGATGATGGCGTTCATGTCCCCCATCCTCGCGCACGGGGTGGCCGCGTCGTCCAGGTCCGGCTACTCTGCCCGCCGGACAGTCCCGATCACCAGGCGTACAGGATCGGGCACATGCCGTACAACCGATGTACATCACACGGCAGCGAAGCGGAAAGCGACGGTACCGGCGGACCGGGCATCCTACGCACGCACTTGCGCGTCGGCTCGGCGGTGCGGCGCGGACGCGTGGCACTACGGGTGGTGCGAGCATCGGCACAGTGCGTGATCGCGCGTGGACGCGGTACGCGCGTACGGAGGGGCGGACGGACATGGCTCCGTGAGGGGCCGAGGAGAGAGTGACGATGACCGAGGCACGGGGGTCGACCGGCCGGAACGGTGCGTATCCGCCGGGCACACCTTGCTGGGTGAGTCTGATGGTGCACGGGATGGCAGCGACCCAGGAGTTCTACGGAGCGTTGTTCGGCTGGGAGTTCCAGCCCGGCCCGCAGCCGCTCGGGCCGTACGTACGGGCGCTGCTCGACGGCCGCGAGGTGGCGGGCATCGGCCAACTCTCGCCCGACCGGCATCTCCCCATCGCCTGGACACCGTACTTCGCCTCGGACGACGTGGATCTGACGGCGGAGACCGTACGGCACTGCGGCGGCACCGTCGGGGTCGGACCGCTGGACGCCGGCGAGGCGGGCCGCCTCGCGATCGCCTCCGACCCCGCGGGCGCCGTCTTCGGCATCTGGCAGGCGGCGGCGCACCTCGGCACCGGCATCACCGGGGTGCCCGGCACCCCGGCCTGGGACGAACTCCTCACCTACGACACCGAGAACATCGCCAAGTTCTACGAGACCGCCTTCGGCTACGACGAGGAGCCGGTCCCCTCCGCCGACTCCGACCACGTCACCCTGCACATCAACGGCCGCCCCGTCGCCGGCATCCACGGCCTCGGCCCCGCCCTCCCCCGCGACCGGGGAGCCCACTGGCTGACGTACTTCGAGGCCGCCGACACCGACGAAGCGGTCAACCGTGTCATCGAACTGGGCGGCCACGTCGTCAAACCACCCCACGACACCCCCCAGGGCCGCATGGCGACGGTGGCGGACCCGGAGGGGGCGGTGTTCGCCCTGGTACACCTGGAACAGGCCGAGCGCTGACCCCGGTCAGTGGGCCGTCGCGGCTCGCTCGGCCTCGCTGCGCAGGACGCAGAATTCGTTGCCCTCGGGGTCGGCGAGGATTGCCCAGCCCGAGCCGTCGGGATCGCGGTGATCGGCGACGAAGGTGGCGCCAAGGCCCAGCAGCCGTTCCACCTCCTGCTCACGCGGGGTCTCGGGGCGCAGGCACAGGTGGAGGCGGTTCTTGACCGTCTTGGGCTCGGGCACCTGGTTGAAGTGCAGGATCGGTCCCTCGGCCAGCAGCACCTGGGTCTCCCGATCCCCTGGTCTGTCCTCCGGATGCAACGGGCGGCCGGTCACCCGGCTCCAGAACCGGGCCAGCTCGTAGGCATCCGCACAGTCGATCGCCACGTTCTGCAAAGTCGAAACCATGGTGGGAGCCTTCCTGACTTCCACCGCGGCCGCCACCGAGTTGCGCTGCGTGCCTCCGTCTCAGGCCGACGACACCGGCAGTACGTCCGGGGACAGGGAGGCCGCTCGGGCCGTCGCCGCTGTCATACGGCGGCGGTGGTGGCGGCGGCAGAGGACCTCGTAGCCGATGTCGTCGGGTTGGTTGACGTCGCCGACGACGACTTGGGCGCCCTCGACGACCATGTGGCCGCCTATGGTGCGGGCGTTGTGGGTGGCGCGGGCGCCGCACCAGCAGAGGGCTTCCACCTGGAGGACTTCCACGCGATCGGCGAGCTCGACCAGGCGCTGGGAGCCGGGGAAGAGTTTCGAGCGGAAGTCGGTGGTGATGCCAAAGGCATAGACGTCCAGGCCCAGATCGTCGACGACGCGGGCGAGTTGGTCGATCTGCTCGGGGGCGAGGAACTGGGCCTCGTCGGCGATCACGTAGTCCGCTCGGCGGCCCTGGGAGAGGTGGTCCACGAGGTACCCGTAGAGGTCCTGGCCGTCCTCGACCTCCACGGCGTCGGTGACCAGGCCGAGGCGTGAGGAAAGCTTTCCCTCCCCCGCGCGGTCGTCACGCGTGAAGATCATGCCCTGGAGGCCGCGCGCGGAGCGGTTGTGCTCTATCTGGAGGGCCAGCGTCGACTTCCCGCAGTCCATGGTTCCGGAGAAGAACACCAGCTCGGGCATGTTGAGTTGAGCACCTTTCGGCAACGACGGCGACGGGACGGGGCAGGACGGGGGCAGGGCTTCAGGAGCGTACTTCGAGGAGCGGGACCAGTTGTTCGACGGCCGTCATCGAGCCATGGTTGCCGACCATCGCCGACTCCTTGGGCTCCCGCTCGGTCGCGATGATCAGGACGTCGTCGCGGGCGGCGGCGACCACGTCGCCGATGCGGGCGTACACCCGTTCGTCGACGGCCG
Protein-coding sequences here:
- the sepH gene encoding septation protein SepH, translated to MPELRVVAVSNDGTRLVLKAADSTEYTLPIDERLRAAVRGDRPRLGQIEIEVESHLRPRDIQARIRAGATAEEVAQLAGIPVDRVRRFEGPVLAERAFMAERARKTPVRRPGENATGPQLGEAVQERLLIRGAEKDTVQWDSWRRDDGTWEVLLVYRVAGEPHSASWTYDPPRRLVQAVDDEARSLIGESDDLGAPEPSFPFVPRIARLPRDRPLDRHAERPVLPAGPDPDEESVSERDSLTSILEAVPSYRGDLVVPELPSAEPQEEPVEEVPEEEPAAPAASAGSAYADVLMPRSVNGHRDRLIGSTDRQAEADGVRPGRRAAVPSWDEIVFGTRRKKQE
- a CDS encoding sulfurtransferase, coding for MNAIISASDLASELAGSNPPVLLDVRWQLGGPNLRPEYEKAHIPGAVFVDLDSELAGPAGSAGRHPLPDLETFATAMRAAGVSADRAVVVYDGGLNWAAARAWWLLRWAGHPSVRVLDGGLAAWDGPLTAEIPEPAPGTFTPVPDALPLLDADGAAALARTGLLLDARAAERYRGDVEPIDPVGGHIPGAVSAPTTENVAESGLFRPAPELADRFKALGATADSEVGVYCGSGVSGAHQVLALAVAGIPAALYVGSWSEWSRDGSRPVITGPDPQ
- a CDS encoding VOC family protein, translating into MTEARGSTGRNGAYPPGTPCWVSLMVHGMAATQEFYGALFGWEFQPGPQPLGPYVRALLDGREVAGIGQLSPDRHLPIAWTPYFASDDVDLTAETVRHCGGTVGVGPLDAGEAGRLAIASDPAGAVFGIWQAAAHLGTGITGVPGTPAWDELLTYDTENIAKFYETAFGYDEEPVPSADSDHVTLHINGRPVAGIHGLGPALPRDRGAHWLTYFEAADTDEAVNRVIELGGHVVKPPHDTPQGRMATVADPEGAVFALVHLEQAER
- a CDS encoding VOC family protein produces the protein MVSTLQNVAIDCADAYELARFWSRVTGRPLHPEDRPGDRETQVLLAEGPILHFNQVPEPKTVKNRLHLCLRPETPREQEVERLLGLGATFVADHRDPDGSGWAILADPEGNEFCVLRSEAERAATAH
- a CDS encoding thymidine kinase; the protein is MPELVFFSGTMDCGKSTLALQIEHNRSARGLQGMIFTRDDRAGEGKLSSRLGLVTDAVEVEDGQDLYGYLVDHLSQGRRADYVIADEAQFLAPEQIDQLARVVDDLGLDVYAFGITTDFRSKLFPGSQRLVELADRVEVLQVEALCWCGARATHNARTIGGHMVVEGAQVVVGDVNQPDDIGYEVLCRRHHRRRMTAATARAASLSPDVLPVSSA